In Osmerus eperlanus unplaced genomic scaffold, fOsmEpe2.1 SCAFFOLD_133, whole genome shotgun sequence, one DNA window encodes the following:
- the cdc27 gene encoding cell division cycle protein 27 homolog isoform X1, with protein MTVLQEPVQAAVWQALNHYAYRDAAFLAERLYAEVHSEEALFLLATCYYRSGKAYKAYRLLKGHSCTTPQCKYLLAKCCVDLSKLAEGEQILTGGVLNKQKSQEDLVTEFGDSACFTLSLLGQIYCKTDRLARGSECYQKSLSLNPFLWSPFESLCQIGERPDPEQIFRLTSLQNFCGGSGPLPQPPISPAHTPCHNMPHRQVDTVLMETPQDTLELNRLNLESSNSKYSSLTSDSTMSYIDSSVISPDAGPLGPAGSMLSKQTQNKPRSGRSLLGGPTALSPLTPSFGILPLEPSPGDPSYLQNYSHSGSGMEPPPPGAPQKKSVARISQAGTKSVFSQSGNSREVLPIPFNQTQSTAPQTSTTPQVLSPTIAAPPNVQPRRSSRLFTSASSTAKENSKKLKMKFPTKIPNRKTKSKTGKAGITPSNLNESIEILKLDSSMTDGKGSLGSPQFQAFSLQKAAADGLMTLMRDIGRGYLALCSYNCKEAISILSQLPSHHYNTGWVLGQIGRAHFELAEYMQAERIFSEVRRIESYRVEGMEIYSTTLWHLQKDVALSALSKDLTDMDKNSPEAWCVAGNCFSLQREHDIAIKFFQRAIQVDPGFAYAYTLLGHEFVLTEELEKALACFRNAIRVNTRHYNAWYETTHNTRHYNAWYGLGMIYYKQEKFNLAEIHFKKALSINPQSSVLLCHIGVVQHALKKSDHALETLNRAINIDPKNPLCKFHRASILFANEKYKAALQELEELKQIVPKESLVYFLIGKVYKKLGQTHLALMNFSWAMDLDPKGANNQIKEAIDKRYLPDDEEPVTEDYPYDSAEVEESQESSMTDADDTQLHTAESDEVL; from the exons ATGACGGTGCTGCAGGAACCTGTTCAG GCTGCTGTGTGGCAAGCACTAAACCACTATGCCTATCGCGACGCAGCGTTCCTGGCAGAGCGGTTGTACGCTGAAG TGCATTCGGAGGAGGCTCTGTTCCTGCTGGCCACCTGCTACTACCGCTCTGGGAAGGCCTACAAGGCCTACCGCCTCCTTAAAGGCCACAGCTGCACCACGCCACAATGCAAATACCTGTTAGCTAAGTGCTGTGTGGACCTCAGCAA gctagcagagggggagcagattCTCACCGGGGGCGTCCTGAACAAACAGAAGAGCCAGGAAGACCTCGTCACAGAGTTTGGAGACTCGGCCTGTTTCACCCTGTCTCTGCTCGGACAGATTTACTG CAAAACTGACCGCCTGGCCCGGGGCTCGGAGTGCTACCAGAAGAGCCTGAGCCTCAATCCCTTTCTCTGGTCCCCCTTCGAGTCCCTCTGTCAGATAG GTGAGCGTCCAGACCCAGAGCAGATCTTCAGACTGACTTCTCTCCAGAACTTCTGTGGAGGGAGTGGACCTCTCCCCCAGCCGCCTATTAGCCCCGCCCACACGCCATGCCACAACATGCCGCATCGCCAGGTGGACACAGTGCTGATGGAGACGCCTCAGGACACcctg GAGCTGAACCGACTGAACCTGGAGTCGTCTAACTCTAAGTACTCGTCCTTGACGTCTGACTCCACCATGTCCTACATAGACTCGTCTGTCATCTCCCCGGACGCGGGCCCTCTGGGTCCAGCTGGCTCCATGCTCTCCAAGCAGACTCAGAACAAGCCCAGGAGTGGACGCTCTCTACTGGGCGGCCCCACAGCTCTCAGCCCACTCACACCCAG TTTTGGGATCTTGCCCCTGGAGCCCAGCCCGGGAGACCCCTCGTACCTTCAGAACTACAGTCACAGTGGCTCAGGGATGGAACCACCTCCACCCGGAGCGCCACAAAAgaag tctgTAGCTCGTATCTCCCAGGCAGGGACCAAGTCAGTGTTCTCCCAGAGTGGCAACAGCAGAGAAGTGCTCCCTATCCCCTTCAACCAAACCCAGAGCACTGCACCCCAGACCAG TACGACACCTCAAGTGCTGAGCCCCACCATCGCGGCCCCCCCCAATGTGCAGCCCAGGCGGAGCTCGCGGCTTTTCACCAGTGCCAGTTCCACTGCCAAG GAGAACAGCAAGAAGCTGAAGATGAAGTTCCCCACTAAGATCCCCAACAGGAAGACCAAGTCGAAGACGGGCAAGGCCGGCATCACTCCCTCCAACCTCAACGAGAGCATTGAGATTCTCAAGCTCGACTCGTCCATGACGGATGGCAAAGGCAGCCTGGGGTCGCCCCAGTTCCAGGCCTTCAGCCTGCAAAAGGCTGCTGCAG ACGGCCTGATGACCTTGATGCGGGATATAGGCCGTGGCTACTTGGCCCTGTGCTCCTACAACTGCAAGGAGGCCATTAGCATCCTGAGCCAGCTGCCCTCACACCATTACAACACTGGCTGGGTGCTGGGCCAGATCGGCAGGGCCCACTTTGAACTGGCAGAGTACATGCAG GCGGAGCGGATCTTCTCGGAGGTGCGTCGCATCGAGAGCTACCGTGTGGAGGGCATGGAGATCTACTCCACCACGCTGTGGCACCTGCAGAAGGACGtggctctctctgccctctccaaAGACCTCACGGACATGGACAAGAACTCACCTGAG gcgtGGTGCGTAGCAGGGAACTGTTTCAGCCTGCAGAGGGAGCATGACATTGCCATAAAGTTTTTCCAGCGTGCCATCCAGGTGGACCCTGGCTTCGCCTATGCCTACACCCTGCTGGGGCACGAGTTTGTCCTgacggaggagctggagaaggcccTGGCGTGTTTCAGGAACGCCATCCGCGTCAACACCCGCCACTACAACGCCTGGTATGaaaccacacacaacacccgCCACTACAACGCCTG GTATGGACTGGGAATGATCTACTACAAACAGGAGAAGTTCAATCTAGCAGAGATCCACTTCAAGAAGGCTCTGAGCATCAACCCTCAGAGCTCTGTGCTGCTCTGTCACATCGGAGTG GTGCAGCATGCGCTGAAGAAGTCGGATCATGCCTTGGAGACCCTGAACAGGGCCATAAACATAGATCCGAAGAATCCTCTATGCAAGTTTCATAGGGCCTCAATCCTTTTTGCCAACGAGAAGTACAAG GCTGCTCTTCAAGAGCTTGAGGAACTTAAACAGATCGTGCCCAAAGAGTCACTTGTTTACTTTTTAATAGGAAAG GTGTATAAGAAGCTGGGCCAGACCCACCTGGCTCTGATGAACTTCTCCTGGGCCATGGACCTGGACCCCAAAGGAGCCAACAACCAGATCAAAGAGGCGATTGACAAGAGATACCTGCCTGATGACGAAGAGCCTGTGACTGAAGATTACCCTTACGACTCAG CGGAGGTCGAGGAGTCCCAGGAAAGCAGCATGACTGATGCTGACGACACACAGCTGCACACAGCTGAGAGCGACGAGGTCctgtag
- the cdc27 gene encoding cell division cycle protein 27 homolog isoform X2, whose amino-acid sequence MTVLQEPVQAAVWQALNHYAYRDAAFLAERLYAEVHSEEALFLLATCYYRSGKAYKAYRLLKGHSCTTPQCKYLLAKCCVDLSKLAEGEQILTGGVLNKQKSQEDLVTEFGDSACFTLSLLGQIYCKTDRLARGSECYQKSLSLNPFLWSPFESLCQIGERPDPEQIFRLTSLQNFCGGSGPLPQPPISPAHTPCHNMPHRQVDTVLMETPQDTLELNRLNLESSNSKYSSLTSDSTMSYIDSSVISPDAGPLGPAGSMLSKQTQNKPRSGRSLLGGPTALSPLTPSFGILPLEPSPGDPSYLQNYSHSGSGMEPPPPGAPQKKSVARISQAGTKSVFSQSGNSREVLPIPFNQTQSTAPQTSTTPQVLSPTIAAPPNVQPRRSSRLFTSASSTAKENSKKLKMKFPTKIPNRKTKSKTGKAGITPSNLNESIEILKLDSSMTDGKGSLGSPQFQAFSLQKAAADGLMTLMRDIGRGYLALCSYNCKEAISILSQLPSHHYNTGWVLGQIGRAHFELAEYMQAERIFSEVRRIESYRVEGMEIYSTTLWHLQKDVALSALSKDLTDMDKNSPEAWCVAGNCFSLQREHDIAIKFFQRAIQVDPGFAYAYTLLGHEFVLTEELEKALACFRNAIRVNTRHYNAWYGLGMIYYKQEKFNLAEIHFKKALSINPQSSVLLCHIGVVQHALKKSDHALETLNRAINIDPKNPLCKFHRASILFANEKYKAALQELEELKQIVPKESLVYFLIGKVYKKLGQTHLALMNFSWAMDLDPKGANNQIKEAIDKRYLPDDEEPVTEDYPYDSAEVEESQESSMTDADDTQLHTAESDEVL is encoded by the exons ATGACGGTGCTGCAGGAACCTGTTCAG GCTGCTGTGTGGCAAGCACTAAACCACTATGCCTATCGCGACGCAGCGTTCCTGGCAGAGCGGTTGTACGCTGAAG TGCATTCGGAGGAGGCTCTGTTCCTGCTGGCCACCTGCTACTACCGCTCTGGGAAGGCCTACAAGGCCTACCGCCTCCTTAAAGGCCACAGCTGCACCACGCCACAATGCAAATACCTGTTAGCTAAGTGCTGTGTGGACCTCAGCAA gctagcagagggggagcagattCTCACCGGGGGCGTCCTGAACAAACAGAAGAGCCAGGAAGACCTCGTCACAGAGTTTGGAGACTCGGCCTGTTTCACCCTGTCTCTGCTCGGACAGATTTACTG CAAAACTGACCGCCTGGCCCGGGGCTCGGAGTGCTACCAGAAGAGCCTGAGCCTCAATCCCTTTCTCTGGTCCCCCTTCGAGTCCCTCTGTCAGATAG GTGAGCGTCCAGACCCAGAGCAGATCTTCAGACTGACTTCTCTCCAGAACTTCTGTGGAGGGAGTGGACCTCTCCCCCAGCCGCCTATTAGCCCCGCCCACACGCCATGCCACAACATGCCGCATCGCCAGGTGGACACAGTGCTGATGGAGACGCCTCAGGACACcctg GAGCTGAACCGACTGAACCTGGAGTCGTCTAACTCTAAGTACTCGTCCTTGACGTCTGACTCCACCATGTCCTACATAGACTCGTCTGTCATCTCCCCGGACGCGGGCCCTCTGGGTCCAGCTGGCTCCATGCTCTCCAAGCAGACTCAGAACAAGCCCAGGAGTGGACGCTCTCTACTGGGCGGCCCCACAGCTCTCAGCCCACTCACACCCAG TTTTGGGATCTTGCCCCTGGAGCCCAGCCCGGGAGACCCCTCGTACCTTCAGAACTACAGTCACAGTGGCTCAGGGATGGAACCACCTCCACCCGGAGCGCCACAAAAgaag tctgTAGCTCGTATCTCCCAGGCAGGGACCAAGTCAGTGTTCTCCCAGAGTGGCAACAGCAGAGAAGTGCTCCCTATCCCCTTCAACCAAACCCAGAGCACTGCACCCCAGACCAG TACGACACCTCAAGTGCTGAGCCCCACCATCGCGGCCCCCCCCAATGTGCAGCCCAGGCGGAGCTCGCGGCTTTTCACCAGTGCCAGTTCCACTGCCAAG GAGAACAGCAAGAAGCTGAAGATGAAGTTCCCCACTAAGATCCCCAACAGGAAGACCAAGTCGAAGACGGGCAAGGCCGGCATCACTCCCTCCAACCTCAACGAGAGCATTGAGATTCTCAAGCTCGACTCGTCCATGACGGATGGCAAAGGCAGCCTGGGGTCGCCCCAGTTCCAGGCCTTCAGCCTGCAAAAGGCTGCTGCAG ACGGCCTGATGACCTTGATGCGGGATATAGGCCGTGGCTACTTGGCCCTGTGCTCCTACAACTGCAAGGAGGCCATTAGCATCCTGAGCCAGCTGCCCTCACACCATTACAACACTGGCTGGGTGCTGGGCCAGATCGGCAGGGCCCACTTTGAACTGGCAGAGTACATGCAG GCGGAGCGGATCTTCTCGGAGGTGCGTCGCATCGAGAGCTACCGTGTGGAGGGCATGGAGATCTACTCCACCACGCTGTGGCACCTGCAGAAGGACGtggctctctctgccctctccaaAGACCTCACGGACATGGACAAGAACTCACCTGAG gcgtGGTGCGTAGCAGGGAACTGTTTCAGCCTGCAGAGGGAGCATGACATTGCCATAAAGTTTTTCCAGCGTGCCATCCAGGTGGACCCTGGCTTCGCCTATGCCTACACCCTGCTGGGGCACGAGTTTGTCCTgacggaggagctggagaaggcccTGGCGTGTTTCAGGAACGCCATCCGCGTCAACACCCGCCACTACAACGCCTG GTATGGACTGGGAATGATCTACTACAAACAGGAGAAGTTCAATCTAGCAGAGATCCACTTCAAGAAGGCTCTGAGCATCAACCCTCAGAGCTCTGTGCTGCTCTGTCACATCGGAGTG GTGCAGCATGCGCTGAAGAAGTCGGATCATGCCTTGGAGACCCTGAACAGGGCCATAAACATAGATCCGAAGAATCCTCTATGCAAGTTTCATAGGGCCTCAATCCTTTTTGCCAACGAGAAGTACAAG GCTGCTCTTCAAGAGCTTGAGGAACTTAAACAGATCGTGCCCAAAGAGTCACTTGTTTACTTTTTAATAGGAAAG GTGTATAAGAAGCTGGGCCAGACCCACCTGGCTCTGATGAACTTCTCCTGGGCCATGGACCTGGACCCCAAAGGAGCCAACAACCAGATCAAAGAGGCGATTGACAAGAGATACCTGCCTGATGACGAAGAGCCTGTGACTGAAGATTACCCTTACGACTCAG CGGAGGTCGAGGAGTCCCAGGAAAGCAGCATGACTGATGCTGACGACACACAGCTGCACACAGCTGAGAGCGACGAGGTCctgtag